A single window of Podarcis raffonei isolate rPodRaf1 chromosome 9, rPodRaf1.pri, whole genome shotgun sequence DNA harbors:
- the LOC128421393 gene encoding estradiol 17-beta-dehydrogenase 11-like, whose protein sequence is MNLILELLRLVGIIIYSYLEACVKLVIPAKRKSVSGEIVLITGAGHGIGRLTAYEFAKRQSKLVLWDLNKHAVEETAEECRNLGATVHASVVDCSVREEIYSAAEKVKRDIGDVSILVNNAGVVATADFLSTQDKQIQKTFEVNVLAHHWTTKAFLPAMMTKNHGHIVTVASAGGHLTVPFLVSYCSSKFAAVGFHKSLTQELSALGKDGIKTSCLCPVFINTGFIKNPRSRLSPILEPDVVAKKLINGILCNQNMIFVPSFVKFRLLLERILPERALVALNKFTNVKFDAVVGSKGKEH, encoded by the exons ATGAATCTCATACTGGAACTCCTGCGGCTCGTAGGCATTATAATCTATTCGTACCTGGAAGCTTGTGTGAAACTTGTTATTCCTGCGAAAAGAAAATCTGTCAGTGGCGAGATTGTGCTTATCACTGGAGCGGGACACGGCATCGGAAGACTCACTGCCTATGAATTTGCCAAACGGCAGAGCAAGCTGGTGCTCTGGGATCTAAACAAG CATGCCGTTGAGGAAACAGCTGAAGAGTGCAGAAATCTGGGAGCCACAGTTCATGCCTCTGTTGTGGACTGCAGCGTCAGAGAGGAAATCTACAGTGCTGCAGAGAAG GTGAAAAGAGACATAGGAGATGTCAGTATTTTAGTGAATAATGCCGGTGTGGTAGCAACAGCAGATTTCCTTTCCACCCAGGACAAGCAAATACAGAAAACCTTTGAGGTCAACGTGCTCGCTCATCACTGG ACAACAAAAGCATTCCTGCCAGCAATGATGACAAAGAACCATGGCCATATTGTCACTGTTGCATCAGCTGGTGGGCATCTGACAGTCCCTTTTCTGGTATCTTATTG CTCAAGCAAGTTTGCTGCTGTTGGGTTTCACAAAAGTCTGACTCAAGAATTGTCTGCTTTGGGAAAGGATGGGATAAAAACTTCATGCCTTTGCCCAGTGTTTATTAACACTGGCTTTATTAAAAATCCAAGATCAAG GTTGTCGCCTATTCTGGAGCCTGACGTAGTTGCAAAGAAACTCATCAATGGAATTCTTTGCAATCAAAACATGATTTTCGTTCCTTCGTTTGTGAAATTCCGCCTGCTGCTGGAAAG AATCTTACCCGAGCGTGCCTTGGTGGCTTTGAACAAGTTCACAAACGTGAAATTCGATGCAGTTGTTGGAAGCAAGGGAAAAGAACATTAG